atgtgggtgctaggaaccaaacctaggtcctctgcaagaagagcTGCTCTGAACTGAAGTCATCTCTTTAACCcctgttatttttgagacagggtttcaggaGCTTTGAGCTGGTGCTGAACTCCTGATCATCTTGCCACCATCTCTCAGGTGCTGagatgccaccaagcctggcttagGCTTTCAGTATTCAAATGAACACAAAATTGGATATCACAAACTTTTTGTGGATGACAAGCTATTGTTTTCTACTCATTGCTATGTAGAGAAGACACTGGGTAGCCATAGATACCGTATCTGCCTTTCGAATAGCCTTAAGGTAAGAGGATAAAATCCAGACCTTGAAGCATCAAGAAACTAAAAGAAGAGTTCAAAAGATTTTTGTTGCAAAAGACTGGAAAGAAAGCAGATTCTTGGTGGGTCATTTCTGCCTGGACCTAAAGAACAGAGAGGATTCATGTAAAAGCCAGCTCGTACTCAACAGGAGAAAGGGCAACGCTGTCAGAGAAGCCAGCAAGACTCCAGTCAGAGAACAAACTGAACCCAAGAGGTCACTACGATGACGTAGAAACGGACTCTCCAAAACAAATTACATCTCCTTGATGAACCTGTAAATACACAAACTATTACACTGTTCCAAACCGTCTAGCTAAAGAATTCCAATGAATGATAACTAAATACTGTAGATGGATGACACAGCGGTTACATCTAGGACCCAAtaaaaaaggcaaggaaaaggaaagagaaaccatTCCAAAGCACAAGCTAGGCACATGGACAACCAAGTCACTGGGTGCACCAATCTAGAGAAGCCATCAGCAAATGCTGTCCTCACTGGTGTTAGCTCCGTTCCTCACAGGGCAAAAGAAGAAATCATTTCTGAAAGGCTTACCTGGCTCCCATTCAAGGgagaaattcctaagctgaagttagccactggcaagaaagactaaacagataagtcctagctgtttattttgtaaatctataTATGACTGACGCTTCCTAAAAGCTCTATGGTTTTGGGTTGGAAAGCCACCctggaaacaaatgttctgttcctgTTAGGCAGAAACACTCATGACCTACATCAGAAACATACACCTGGCATCAAGGCAACCgactcccacaggctatgtcctggggaggacacggaatgtatatgaaggcctctatctcaaatcggtcattaggtaactaggagaattaaaacttctttaaaaaacaaaaacaaaaacaaattcaacattCCTATAGAAACAGCACTTTGGAGTGACCAGTGTTAGGTGCTAGCATCAATTAGCCACAGAACAGTACTTTCCTTCCCACTTAGTctaccaaacaaaccaacaccatCACGCATTAGAAAGACCATCCTATAAGCTGCTTGGTTTCAGTAAGACTGGTCACGgcaagcctacagaacaccaatgagGAGGAGGTGAAGTAAGGAGTTTCCAAGGGAAAGGACATTGGTTGTTCTAACAATATAAAACATAGCTAAGTACATGATAATCTAAGCCAAAGGGGAGGATTGAGGTTACAGTATCCAGCAGGGCTAGGTGCAATTCCACAGTAGATGGGAGTCTTCAGAGATTCCTTCCTGAAGCTCTTGTGCTAACTCCCTGCCTGGATTCACACACAGCAGGATAATCTTATAATGACAGGACACACAGACAACAGAGACACACACCCTTAACAGGAAAGCCTTAAGTCCTTAATTAGGGCCACAGCACAGCACTGCTACTGCTTCCTGTGCTGTTTCTGGGGTAGGTTACCATTTAATAAAAACCCACTCTCTCCTACTGGAGACTGCAGGACTACAAAAACACTCTTAAGACCAATACAACAATGAAACACATCAGCTGCTCCATTTTCATTCCACTGCTTTGAAATCTTGGAACCATATGTGTCGATCCCCACAGGAAAGGCAGGACCTTACTGTGACGTCCCAAAAGAAGCCACTGCTTTCCTAGGTGGTCCTTGAGTAAGAGCCTGGCTCATGGGTCCTCTGAAGCCGTGGCAGGGAGAGATGTGCTAGGTGGCTACGTGAGcaggagaagaaatagaaacaaattccCGGAGGATGTTTTTAGCCATCTCAATGTTGTTGTGGGCAATGACCAAAGCTTTCTGAATGTCCTGGTAGGAATAGCCCTGACTCATGAGGCGTTCAATCTCACTTGAGAGCTGCGGTGAGGGTGCTGTGGCCACAGGGTTAGCAGTGGCACCTCCGCCTTGTTGATAGCTACTGGCTTTTCGTTCTGAGTTGATTCTCCGAGGGAATGGTTTGGGGGGCCGCTCAGGAACTTGGGAACCCTCATTGAAGtctaaaagagaaaggaaagaaaacatgtgCAAATCTTGGGAAGCTCACATTTAACAGCAGTAACAGTAGTTACTAATAGTGCTAATAGTGTGCTTTTCTGTCTCAAGACTGGGGCTctgttttttgttcattttgaaaCAAGGGTTCACTCTAAAACCCAGATGGAACTCAAACTCACAGCTGAGCTCCTGCTTCATTctcccaagtgcagagattacaactatgaaacaccatgcctggcataaGTCTGGGTTTTATCAACCTGAGGTGCTAGAACTAAACCCAGGGCTATACACATGATAGGTTAAGTATTCTGCTGTTGGCCTCTGGGTTTTAGATTTAGACTCCTATTACAGAGTAAAGGACCTTCTAAATATGCCATGCACCCATGCTGTTAACAACAACTGTGACTGTGAAAAGCATATAACACCTACACTGGGTGTTATACTTAGCAATAGGTTCAAACACTCACTACTTCTACAAATAACAAGACAACAGCTTAAACTGtaaagaggaagcaggaagctggACTGGGTGGAGATGCTACCTAGAGGGGCAACAAGATGGTAGATCTTTTCCCTCAGCTGTTTTGAAAGTTGTCTTCAATTTCCAAAGTGACAGCTATTCTGGCTGCTGCCCTACCAGGCAGTCATAGGTATAAGAACAGCCCTGGATACTAGAGACCGATGGGGCTGGCCCAGGCCCATAAACTGTGTATTGGAGGGCAGCACATTTCTTCCCCAGTGGAACAGGGCTTAGAAAAACCAAACATAACATTGCTTCCATCAAGCCTAATTTCCAGCATTACGTGCATACTCAGAAGAACTAGAAGCCCCGCCTCCTCTATAGGCAGAGCTGTGGTTTAAGCACCATCTTCAGAGTGTCACTTCCTAATGTAGGACCTAGGACCAGCTTTCCAACATATAGATCCAGGACACAGTCCACTACTTCTACTCACTGACTTATTGACACGAGACAAAGTCATGACTTTCAGTTATAAACCAGAGGCCAGACAACAATCCAGGACTAGCTAAGACAGCCTGGAGACTCACTTGTAGGGTCACCATCCAAAGACAACCAGCCAAAGGAGGAGCTGGCATTGGAGATGTCAGACAGGGTCCGGCGGGCCAGTACAGCTGGCACGGGTGGCTTAGGCACATCATAGCCATCATCCTCGTTTTCGGATTCCTCAGGGCCAGTACTCGTGTGAGCTGTGGCCAGATTCCCTTCCCCTAGTAGAAAGCTGGTGTAAGTTACTGTCCGACATCTCCTGACATCACTTTCCAACACACTTCAATCCAGAGGCAGCCattattcacacatgcacacaaccatTTATTTCATTCAACAGTTACTCAAATGTCCACTGTGGATGAAATACCATTTGAGGTCCTGTGGAGAGAGGTGAGTTAAGCCTGTACCAGCTCTCTCTCTTGTTGAGCATGTCAACAGTCACCTCTGCTGTGGTTAATAACTACTGAAGCAAGAGTCCCGAGAGCTATTTTAGAGCCTCCTCTGCATCTCACCTAAGAAGATCAGTCAAAGGCTGTGCGTGAAGGCTTCTTGAACTTTCCCCTTGGCAAGCTGCTTAACTTGGGAACTGAGTACCTACCACCCCCACACAAAAGAGTTTCATCAATGTAATGTAACTACAAGAAAGCTGATAATACTGAGATAGAACAGCTATCTCTATGTAATAGCCATATAACAGATGTCTCCAGGCCCTGAGAGGAGGGAAAAACAGGACTGAGTGTCTGGAAAGACAAGTGGGTCCATCTTGTCCACAAATCAAAGACCTCTGAACAAGAGTACTGAGAATACTTTTCTCCTCGGTTTAAGCTATATCAACCAAATGTTACAGAGCAACCCTACggtctccctctcttcccagacAGGGTATTTGCTATGcaggccaagctggcctcaaacttgcaatccttTTGCCTCACAAGCCCAAGTACTGACATTTTACAGACAGGTGCTACCACATAAGTCAATTTTTAAGTAGAAGACAGGCCACTTACCAGAGGCGCTGTTTTCTGCTACAGACAGTGCTTGGGACTGGATGTTATACATCGCTTCATAGGTACAGCTGTCGATCTGCTGGTCACAGTCACATGCTCTGAATCACAAAGAGGTACAATGCTCTTCACAAACAAAATTCTGTTATTTGCAAATTTAAGACGACTCACCTGTTTCTAACTGTCTTAGGCCCTAATTCTTTCAAAATAACACATTCTCTTTATACCTACCATGACTGACTCATGACAAGATCAGATGTGCATGTTCTAGAGGCCTGTGCCACTGTGGAAACAACACAACTGCTTATCCACATTAGATCCAATGTACTGGGGTCTagatttctctttctgctttactTCTGGCAATTAGCAAACAAGCAGGTAAAAGACAGCAAAGACACTTGGCTCCAAATAGGATTGCTGTGAGCATACCGTGAACTCTGGGTTGCCTCTAACGGCCGTTTGGGCTCTGGCTTCTGAACCCCTACAGGCCTAGATGTGGGAGTCATATATTCTGTGTCCTCTTCACTTTCCCCTTGCTCCCCAGGTGGCAGTTTTGGCATAGGAAGAGGCCTggaagagttttaaaaaatagatgaagaaaataattaagcCGGAAAACTTTCAAGTATGAAACAGAGTTAGAATTGAAACAgctcaatttgacaaaaaaacaaacaaacaaacaaaaacaaaaaaaccaaaaaacacctaAGGTACTATCATTCCACAGACCATGGCAAGCATTTAGGAAAACAAGCACCAACTCAAATTCTATTTTTATCTCATCCAAATGTTAAAACTGGAatgggagccgggcagtggtggcgcacgcctttaatcccagcacttgggaggcagaggcaggcagatttctgagttcaaggccagcctggtctacaaagtgagttccaggacagccagggctacacagagaaaccctatctcggaaaaaaacaaaacaaaacaaaacaactgaaatGGGAAGTATACTCAACTTGTAAGTAAGTTTTAATATAAAGCTCCTTGTAAAAGGCGCTAGAATACTAGAAATATATAGCAAATCCCAATATGAAATTTCCTAATGGTAGTAAAGTATATAGTTTGTCaatagtataataataataatagtagtgggggctggagagatggctcagtggttaagagcactgactgttcttccagaggtcctgagttcaattcccagcaaccacatggtggctcacaaccatctgtaatgggatctaatgccctcttctggtatgtgtctgaagacagctatagtgtactcacatacataaaatagataaataaatcttaaaaaaaaagtgtaactGCCTTTTCTCTTCAATATTTCCTACCAGAAGAATCTAAACAAGATAAAAAGTAATCTGGTTGCTAGCATCCTAGAGAAGATCCTAGACTTCTGACTCTTAATGCATTTTATttgggtggaggggggggggcagtgcagggatcaaacccaggatctTGCACATGCTAGACTGACCACATCCCTGGGCCCCTACTTCAGAGATCTTGCTGTTGCAGCACATACTACATAATTCTCACTCCACTtcctgcagggctggagagatagctcagtggttaagagcactggtgctgttccagaggacctgggttcaattcccagcacccactcagcagctcacaactatctggaaGTCCATTTCCAGGTGATTTGAttacctcttctggtgtatctccATGGGCACTGCCTGCATATGGCACATAGGCATATATTCAGGTAGAACACCCAACTAcatgcaattaaaataaaaaaacttatTAAAAAAGAATCCTGTTATCCCACCTTAGGAAAGGAGACTAAGACAAAATACTGACTGCATAAAAAATGACCCTGCCTCATAGATCTTGGAATAAACCTGCGtgtcttgtctttctttcctcttttaccTTTTCTGCATTTCCTAAACAATCAAGAGAAGTACTTGCGTCTACTTGCCTCTGTTTTTACATAATGTTTTCCTGACTATGAAAGCAGTACAAGTTTTTGTTCtggttggttgggtggttggttggttggttgtttggttggttttcctgagacagggcgactctgtgtagccttggctgtcctggagttagCTCTTTAGGTTCCGCTACTGCTTGtagctgagacagggtctcattatgtagtcttggctgtcctggaacttgatatgtagactaGGATAGCCTAAACCTTAGAGATCTTGCTCTTTCTGCcctccaagtgctaagattaagggCATTTGCCATAGAAACATACGAAAAACTGATTCTTTATAGAAAgattaataaaaatgataagaCTCAGCAAGGTGGgcctacatacatgcataaagaaaaaagaatgaaatgaaaacatgacaaaaacccaaaaatcacAGCACCCAGAGAGCCAAAGTAGGAGACTTGTGAGGtggcttttgttttaagattttgaTTAACTTCAGTTATAACAAAACATGAACCATGTGAGGTCTGCAAGTGGGTGTGTGGCTGCAGGTGCCCAAGGCCCTaggtctcctggagctgaagCTACAGATGACTGTGCTGCCCTATCTGGATGCCGGGAAtctaactcaagtcctctggaagaacagcaaatatCTGAACAACCAGCCACTATCTAGCCCCCTTATTGTTTTGAGAAGTTTTGATAGCTTGTAAACTTGTAGCAATTTTACCTCTCTAGTGAGGGATACAGGCATGCACCAACCACACCAGGTTTACCATTCTAAATCtaatgtgagtttgaggccatctgtctcatgaaacaaacaaacaaacaaaccactgcacagcatgAAGTACAGATGTGGTCTGCTTACCTGGCAGCCAGAGAGTAAATGGCGTTGGCAGACGAGGAAGGCTTGATCTTTGGGTGCTCACTCTCTGGACCTGCTACTGGGCTGCTATTCATAGTCTGCAAAGTAAGAAAAGGCCTGAAAAGAATCTCTCTTTCCCACCTACAGCTGAGTATTTCCTCTTACTAAGcttgctgaagaaaaaaaaaatcatcacaataTTAACATAAACATGGATCTCACAAACCCAAGGGTTAGCACCTCTGACAGAATCAGTGCTTATGGATTCTGACTCTGAAAAAAATACCAGGTGAGAGAGTCAGAAAGGAAAAGCCAGAAAAGACCTTCTTCGTTCTAATTCTAAAAAAGGATGAGACGAAGAAAGTTGTGCACAGAAATACCACTTCTAGCATAAATAAATCTATACCTAAACTCAAAATGGTTATTCTTCCTCGATGCTATGTCATTAGGTGCCACTCAAATGTCTTGATCTCTTCTGTGGAACCAACAAATGGCCACCTGAGTGTCATTACAGTCTTCAACAGTAttccttcttagatttcttttttttttttttttttaaatcttttttttttttttttttaaagatttatttatttatttattatatgtaagtacactgtagctgtcctcagacactccagaagagggcgtcagatctcattacggatggttgtgagccaccatgtggttgctgggatttgaacttcggaccttcggaagagcagtcgggtgctcttacccactgagccatctcaccagcccccttcttAGATTTCTAACTTCCTTGTCAATTCACCCATCAGATTGGTATCTGTTAGCCAGGTTCAAATCATCAGTTTACGAGAGACCAGATGTCTTTAAcgtgtatgactgttttccttgcatgtacatgtgtaccatgtcccctcagaggtcagaaaagggcactggatctccaagaactggagttacagggagttggagaataccacgtgggtgctgggaaccaaacccaggcctcctgcaggagcagcaagtgctcttacctgctgagccacctctccagcccccttgtctcttaaaaaaaaaacaaaaacaaaacaaaaagccattgatttagtgtgtatgtatgtatgtgtaaaagTCACACAATAACTTTCAGGGTTCTCTTCTCTCCTGCTAGTACCTAGGTGTGGAGGAACCACACTCGCACCGTCAGGCTTaccaccatgtctacctgctgGGTATCAGCTCTTGGGTGtttccttacttttctttctcccctctccccatcctctttctttctgagacagaggGTAACCtgaactggcctagaacttattaCATTGacaaggatggtcttgaacttagagacccacctgcctctgtctcccaagtactaggattgcaggtgtgtgcttgGCTTCTTGGATGTTCCTTAGACCTCCTTCCAATTCACTTCTTTCTACTTCTTCTAGGGATCAAACCGAGCCTTCTCATCAGCCCTTAGTTTACACACTTCTTATGAGTTAAGAATTAATGCTATCTGAACTCTATATTAAAACCTATCAAATAATTTTGACCCAAAACAAGGCACAGTAGTgcatacttgtaatctcagttacttaggaagcagaggcaaaaagatcaagaatttgaagctagcctatGGTAGAGACCAAAACCACTCCAacaaaacactttattttttccaagacagggtttctctacagccctggctgtcctaggactcactttgtagaccaagttgccttggactcagagatccaattgctctgcctcccaagtgctgggaagaaGGGTGTGTACCACTACGCCCAGTCTAACAAAACACTATGGACCATAAAATACCACTCACAAATACTACTAggctaaatattttaaaatttaggacTCACCATAGAGGTATCCAGACTAAATGTGCTTCCAAGCCTAGGGACATCTGCTCTGGGTTCCATTTGTGAGGGCAATGAGAATGGAAGCGAGTGCCGATTGGTCAATTCTCTCCCATTCCAAGGATCACCAGGGTTTGGAGTAGCTACTGGTACTTTAGGGATTGGCCGAGACAACCACGAGTCCCCTGGGCGGCTAGAAGGGACAGGGGGCAGTTTGTCTCTAGATGGACAATCGCCTGGTGTACAAGGCAGAGGGCGTCTCTGAGGCCTTGTTTCTGCTCCAACAGAGTAAGGCCGGTctggagggggtggtggtggaagatCTCGAAGTGTGGGAGGTATTGGCAATGGTTTGTCTTTATGAAGGGAGCCAGAAGCAGCCTATGAAAACAAGATGGAAACAAGTCAATCAAAACCACTAAGACAACAGAGGCTGAGCAAAGTGCAGAAATGGTTAATGCTTTGCCTTGGAAGCAGTCCCCAGAACTGAAGTGCTGGCAGGAACAGGTGCTCGCTGCTGTAGAAGGTCAAGTCTTGGTGGCACTGGAGGAAGGGAAGCTTGTGGGGCCATGGAGAATGGAGAGGAAGGCCTTTCCACCTAGAACCGACGAGATGTTAATGGGTTACTCTTGTTTAGGGAAGAGCATCTTTCAATCCCAAAGTTACAGACAGCAGATACTATGTGACCATAGGTGCTGGGTGCCATAGAGCTCTAAAAACTCAGATAGTTTTGAAACCCTGGACTATGTCTGTAATCACCATAAGCAGGCACTGTCAATCATGGAGGCAGACTATTGGCAGATTCATAGAAAGGCAGTTGTACCACAAAGAACCCACCTTACAATTTTAAAATCACTACAATACTCTGTCTCTTCATCTTTGGAGGAAAagaggacactgtcaagaagCTAGGTAAACATGCTTGCTCTGCAAGCCTGGCAGTCTGAGCTCGAGCCctggaggagagaactgattccacagAACTGTCTTCTGACCACCACAGCAATGCCATAgcaccctctccccccccccccacacacatacacacatacagtcatgcactaaaatacatacacaaataataatagATAATTAAATTTAAGGACAAAAGATAGATATTCTCTGTAGCCACCAGTGTCTAGTCCAGCACTTGATCTCCTCTAAAAACCTTCAAATCTACTGCTTCTCTTTTAAGCTGACTTTAATAATAGGCTTCTCGAGCTGGGCACTGTGATAGCCTTCACTTTTCTAAGAAACCAAGGGCAGGGCAAACATGAAAACTagataaaaaacaagaaaagtaagCACCATGATTCCCAGCGGGAGAGCAAGGATATGAAAGAGCAAAGCCTCAGACCCAGAAGTCCAGGAAGCTCTGGTGAACTAGAGAAgagctgaaaaaaatttttatttcattttttagagagagagagagagggagagagagagagtgagtctgtctgtctgcctgtctctgtatgtgtgtgtgtgaataaatgcAAACCGAGTGCAGGaggccacagaggtcagaggagggtacCAGATCCTTTTGAGCTAGAGTTACAGTGTAGGTGGCTGTAAGCCACTTCACAAGGACACCAGGCCTGGAATgcaagtcctttggaagagcacagAGCACCCAGAGTCCTTACGTCCCTGAGCACTTCTCCAGCTCCCTCAGCGGGATGTTTGTAACTAGAATCCTAGAACTAGCCACTTGTCCTAGTTAAGGTTACTActactgtgaagaaacaccaggaAAATCACACTTGggaaaaaagggtttattcagcttatacttcgaCATCACtgctcatcactgaaggaagtcaggacaggaactcaaactggacaggaacctggaggtaggaatgGATGATGTCGAGGCTGAGGAGgacagctgcttactggcttattccACAAGGCCTgttcaacctgctctcttataaagtccagtaccaccagcccaaggatggtacCACTCATGATGGGCTGGCCCCTCACTTCAATCACCAATtatgaaaatgccctacaggctggCCCATAGCCTGATCTATGGAGGCTTTTTTTCAGTCAAGGTTTCCCCTTCTCAGATGACTATAGTTTGTATCAAGCTGGTATAAATCTAGCCAGCACACTAAACTTCTGATAAAAATACATCAAAGCCCAAAAAGGATTACCACTTCACCTTTTTATAgagattttttaagatttatttttactgcttttaatatgtatatgtgtctatgtgtagaaATCTGTATTTGAGTGCAGGTGACCACAAAGTGGTCAGAGGAGTTGGATCAATTCAAGGTGCAGCTcagaaaaccacacacacacaacaaatgaCAACCACCAGAGTATGAAAAACAGGCAACCTTGTGATTTCGTACACCTCTAAGGTGTGATTTTAATACCTTCTAAAAGTTAATTCAAAATAAACTGAAAGTTacaaagaataacaaaaatactACCTATCTGTCACTCACTAAAGAAATTGAAATACTACAATCTTTGTGGTATTCTTATACATACCTTCTCTCAGTTATTTTCCTCTGTACTaacaaaggttttatttttaaagaaaacctttCAGTGTAGCCTAGGCTTGGCCTGAGTTTAtctttaaatgtgtatgtgtctctgtgcagGAGGCCTCCCTAGTGCCTACAACCATACCCTTTATCACAACAGCCCTCATAAGTGCAAACACCACATCATTTACCCCACAGTTCTGCTACAAATTCAACCTGTGGACAGACTTGCACAATACATTA
This portion of the Mus musculus strain C57BL/6J chromosome 9, GRCm38.p6 C57BL/6J genome encodes:
- the Cbl gene encoding E3 ubiquitin-protein ligase CBL isoform X2, producing the protein METLGENEYFRVFMENLMKKTKQTISLFKEGKERMYEENSQPRRNLTKLSLIFSHMLAELKGIFPSGLFQGDTFRITKADAAEFWRKAFGEKTIVPWKSFRQALHEVHPISSGLEAMALKSTIDLTCNDYISVFEFDIFTRLFQPWSSLLRNWNSLAVTHPGYMAFLTYDEVKARLQKFIHKPGSYIFRLSCTRLGQWAIGYVTADGNILQTIPHNKPLFQALIDGFREGFYLFPDGRNQNPDLTGLCEPTPQDHIKVTQEQYELYCEMGSTFQLCKICAENDKDVKIEPCGHLMCTSCLTSWQESEGQGCPFCRCEIKGTEPIVVDPFDPRGSGSLLRQGAEGAPSPNYDDDDDERADDSLFMMKELAGAKVERPSSPFSMAPQASLPPVPPRLDLLQQRAPVPASTSVLGTASKAASGSLHKDKPLPIPPTLRDLPPPPPPDRPYSVGAETRPQRRPLPCTPGDCPSRDKLPPVPSSRPGDSWLSRPIPKVPVATPNPGDPWNGRELTNRHSLPFSLPSQMEPRADVPRLGSTFSLDTSMTMNSSPVAGPESEHPKIKPSSSANAIYSLAARPLPMPKLPPGEQGESEEDTEYMTPTSRPVGVQKPEPKRPLEATQSSRACDCDQQIDSCTYEAMYNIQSQALSVAENSASGEGNLATAHTSTGPEESENEDDGYDVPKPPVPAVLARRTLSDISNASSSFGWLSLDGDPTNFNEGSQVPERPPKPFPRRINSERKASSYQQGGGATANPVATAPSPQLSSEIERLMSQGYSYQDIQKALVIAHNNIEMAKNILREFVSISSPAHVAT
- the Cbl gene encoding E3 ubiquitin-protein ligase CBL isoform X3 yields the protein MLAELKGIFPSGLFQGDTFRITKADAAEFWRKAFGEKTIVPWKSFRQALHEVHPISSGLEAMALKSTIDLTCNDYISVFEFDIFTRLFQPWSSLLRNWNSLAVTHPGYMAFLTYDEVKARLQKFIHKPGSYIFRLSCTRLGQWAIGYVTADGNILQTIPHNKPLFQALIDGFREGFYLFPDGRNQNPDLTGLCEPTPQDHIKVTQEQYELYCEMGSTFQLCKICAENDKDVKIEPCGHLMCTSCLTSWQESEGQGCPFCRCEIKGTEPIVVDPFDPRGSGSLLRQGAEGAPSPNYDDDDDERADDSLFMMKELAGAKVERPSSPFSMAPQASLPPVPPRLDLLQQRAPVPASTSVLGTASKAASGSLHKDKPLPIPPTLRDLPPPPPPDRPYSVGAETRPQRRPLPCTPGDCPSRDKLPPVPSSRPGDSWLSRPIPKVPVATPNPGDPWNGRELTNRHSLPFSLPSQMEPRADVPRLGSTFSLDTSMTMNSSPVAGPESEHPKIKPSSSANAIYSLAARPLPMPKLPPGEQGESEEDTEYMTPTSRPVGVQKPEPKRPLEATQSSRACDCDQQIDSCTYEAMYNIQSQALSVAENSASGEGNLATAHTSTGPEESENEDDGYDVPKPPVPAVLARRTLSDISNASSSFGWLSLDGDPTNFNEGSQVPERPPKPFPRRINSERKASSYQQGGGATANPVATAPSPQLSSEIERLMSQGYSYQDIQKALVIAHNNIEMAKNILREFVSISSPAHVAT